CTCAGTAGAGAGAATAGAATCTGGCTATTTAGCAGATAGAATAAATAGACGTATATAcataaaacaaagtaaaaaaaattaaattaaaaattaaaaagccCTGGATTAAGCACTCACATCATCATCAAAGAGCTTACACGTCCCACAGAAGTACTTGCCCATACAAACACCACACTTAATACAGTTTTGCTGAACCTGGAAGCAGCATATATTGACACAAGAAAAACTACTTTAATGACATATCTTAATAATGCAATATCAATATTCATAGTGATCTTATCGACGGTTTGACAAACAATGTATGAATAGTTCAGTAGTTTCAACTTAGAGGGGCACATTACCCGGTCATGTCTAGAAGATCGTAACAAAACTAGTAATTGTTTACACTTTGCTTAAACCATCTAAAAGATATTTCATAACAGTAAAAAGCTATAAAATTCCTTTCAATAATGAATCGTTCTGTTTATTTCTAGGCATATTAGCGCTCTCGCGTACTCACATGCAGAGGTCATCTCCTACCAACACATCTTACTAATACCCTGGTCCCCGGAAACTCAACAGAAGAGGAATAAAGAAGTAAACAAACACCTATTCTTGGTTAAGTACTTTCGAGATACTACTATCACTAAAAaacaataagaaattaaaagaatagCTCAATTTTTTTACGACTACACTagttattttaactattaataaatatgttaCGGTCTTTGTGGTGATAATTATATACTACCTATAGTCCTTAATATCAAGGATACTTTAGCAGAAATCGGTGTTCCTATTGTACAGAGGATTTCATAATTGCTACAAAacattaaatttcttttctttatttgtccctattaaatattatgaatgAATGTGTATTCTATTAATAGTAAAGGTAAGATTGGTACATTgataaatgaattaattatttttattggtcAATGTGATTGTGTTAGAAGTGTCATTGTATCTTACGTACCATCGTGCCACTGTAtcttatattttagatattagtTATGTCCAGGTGCCTGTCACAACAGCTAGTGCTTCATAGGTCATCATTACTCTATTATTTGACAAAACTTATTTAATCGCCTAATAAAGTGTTAACTCTTGCATTACCATTAACATACCATTGTGGAAGATTATACTGAAAGATAGCAAGAAAATCTAAACTCACCTCTTGTTCGGTCTCACAAAGTGAACATATAACCTGCATTTGTCGAGTTACTAATTAGCACTACTTCAACAGTGAAACAACAGAGAGAAATGGAGCACGAAATAGCGGATATCCAAATAagttatgttaaaataaataaggataCCTGTTTAACTTGATGGCGGGGAATATCGTGTCTGTGCTTCTGCTCAATGTTGATATTAttctagaaaataacaaaataacagcACCAAAAATTAAAGGAATGCTAAACATAAAGGTTATACACAATGACACATTTCCATTCTATTCTCAGTTTTAAGTTATCATCCGAGTCAGCTTGAACATAATTTATCAGAAAAGACCCCACATTAAAACAGTAGGTCGAATTTACTTTCATTTGCTGTTCAAGTTTACAGAACCTTTTCCCGTAGGCAGTGCCACAAAATGAACAGGcaagaaaatttgaaatcagtaTTCGTTGGTTCTATGCATATTGCCTCAAttacaagaaaacaaaagaaaaagagagaagggtttcctaattttaaaataagaaggAACCTTGTCATTAATGTCAAAAAGACAACAAGCGTAGATAAAGTATTTGAATAAAAACAACCATAGCGAAATACTAGGATGAGAAATCAACTCACTTTTGCCTCATTGTGACAATGGCGGCAATTAAAAATCTCATTGCAACAGGGGGCCCTAATACGGCATCTTCTCCGGTAATGTTGACATCTGCAGGAGAAACCAATGTCTTctacaaaaagaaaagggaatgCAAAAATGTAAATAGAAATAGTGTAGGAACATAGACTTTACCCATATTCCATATATCCTCTCTCACGCAAAGTATTGATCTTTTGGTGATCTGTTGATTGACTTGATTCTTCTCCAAGTATGTGCTCTTCGTTTGATGGTAGATGATTATACACGTCTTTCTCAGTCACATGCTTCTTGTCCTTGCAGTCAAGCTGCAGAGACTCAGAAGTGTGCAATACTGCCACCACTCCCATGATGCAAGCTATCTTCAGATAAGATTAAAAGCTATCTAGAAGCAGAAGTAAGCCTGATGATCTGCATGCAAGAAAGTATTTAGAAATAAGCCCAAAACTTCTAGAAGTCATATGTTGTCGCCCCCATCAAACCAGGTAAACACTGAATCCACTGTTGCTTTCTTCTACACTGCTGAAGATCAATTGAAAGCAGCAACAACAAAATTGAATTCAGGTTGGCCAGCTCCAATCAGTAATACTCCAAGAGGGAACACACCAAAACAAGAGCATACACAATAATTCTACATAAACCAATAGATTGCAACCAACACAATGATCACTtgatttcttgaagaacttctgGAATCAAGTCCCAGTATACTGGAGCCAAGCAATAGACACCCCAACTATGTTTAGAGCAATAAATCACTCGATCAAATATGCCTTCCAAATAATGAAGATGGAGTAATTATGTCTTAATTTTATTCTCCATGGAGGACCGGGCCTTCCATACTTGGCAGTTCTGCAAGACTCCTGCAAGAACTGAAACTTACCAAAAGCAAAAACTTAAAAAGGTTACTTTTTCAATTGGTCCctaactttataaatttttctgAGTGAGTCctccaaaaactgaaatttacCATGGTATATTTTACTAATTATCAGGATACATTTGGAAGAACAATTTAATCAAGTTTCTAACACGCTTATTAAATGGGAGCTTAGTTATACAAAACTTAACTGCAAATTTAGGCTAAAAAgcttattttgataaatttgctCGTAAGACCTTTTCAGCTGAAAAAAGAGGCCTCCAAGGTCGCAAGACCAAATAAACCCCTTCAAACACTCACAGATGTTTTCATATAGATTATATTGGCTAACGCCATTTAGACCCCATTGATGCTTGTTTAAAGTCAATGCATGCCTTTTTGCCGTTCCTGCAATCGCctttattataaaagtataaatatctAATCAAAATTTTAGACACCAAAAAAGCTTAATTGAGAATTCAATGAAACTAAAGGACCAATAGTTTAACCTATTATTGAAATTTCATGCAATCTGCAGCTTGATAGATCCCATTTggttaaattcattttttttctccttcttcttcttatttcaGTTAGTTTACTCGACAACGTATTCGTTCAAGGTCGTGACCCCTTTGCAAAAGGATGGTTCGCACTACTAAAAAGACAAATCCGTATTAAAGATTCAAAATCATGATGTCCTTGTCCATATTCCAAATAGGTTTGTCTTTAATGGAAACTTCTCTAGGCCGTAGATGAAAAGCGGGACGGAAGAAAAAAGAACACGAAGATCGGTATATTCATAATGAGGAATGCTAACAATCTCTGACACTCTCTTCCCAAGACTTGGTTAGAATTTATtagaaaacataattttcagTGGTTTAATTTCTAAATCAGGAGAGAAAAATGAGTGGAACTCACCAGAAAGTGTTTTTTGAACAGCCGAAGCATCAAGCCAACCCTTTCACTGTTCATATAGGCAAAGAAGCAGATGCATAATCGTCATGAATTATGCAAAAGGAAATTCCATAAATGCTTCAACCAAACCAAATTTCTATCATATATCTTTTGTCGCCGCTAATAGAAGGCATTAAagacaaactaaaaaaaaggtATTGTAGACAAAAGGCAAGGATACGGTAATAAAGATGTGCTTTTCGGGCAACTCTGCCCTTCATAAATAAAGGGATAACGTTTTGATAAAGGGAATCCTCCTAAATTACAATACCCTGCAAAATATTTCAACTCAGTCGCATGCTACCGATTATTCTACCTCAAAACATTTGCAGTCACAAATCCTCTATATTATTCGACTGGCAAAGAAGAGGTATAGAGATTCTCCACAATAGAACATCTCCATAAGATTAGTACCAAAACGCTTAATAATATTGGGTAGTCCAAGTGTCACCGTAATGCGATTATGCGACTCCACAAACAGAAAAGACGATTATAGTAGTCGGAGAAACAGAATCTACCTCTTACAGTTATAAGACTAAATACACCACTGTAAATAGCTGATTGTGATTCTGCGTTTGAATGCAGAATACACTCACGAGATTAATGGAAGAAATAGCAAAAGCAGAAAACGCTCAGACCCTGAATTTTCATAGATGCACATACATACTATCATACAATCTGAACTATATacaaaacaataacataaaTGCAACCAATGCTTCTCAAAGCATTTAATAACACACAATTCAAGTCCAAAACTAACCGTccataaaatcatcaaacaccACAAAGAAAGCAATCCCACACATTTTGTCAATTGACAGCATCAATTCAACCAAGCTTTCCCGATACTTGAAATGATGCTGCATTTCTAGAAACAAAGCACAGCACAAACTTAAAGAGaatacaagaataaaataagCACAATAGCGGGCAAAGGTagcaaagaaagaagaagaaatggtaAAAATTTTGTGACAGTACTACGAACTTTAGAGCCAGAGAGAGTGTTGGGCGATCCAATTCAAAATATAGATACGACGACGGTGTCCCAAATCGAAAGTAGAGATTGGTATCTCTCCCCTGACCCAGCACAAAAGGATGTGGAGGAGGAACACACAGGGAGAAAGTGAATTAGAATCACAACCCAATTTATAGGTCTGGGATATGCAAGTCCTTCCAGAGCTTTCTCAAACTTCCAAGACTACCCTTTTACATTTTGGATTTTACACATCTGAAATGTTTACATATAAGATAAGATTGGTTTTTCAATGCTCAACTTCActttatatttaacattatttttctttctaatgggaatgattaaattttaatttgagaaAGTAAAATTGTGGATTGTTAAAGTTTctctataaaatatttatttatttatgtacaaTGTGTGCCAGGACTTTTATCCCctcttaatattattattggaaCAAGTTGAAAGACAGTCTATGAATCTACTTAAATGATCTACTTATACAAAGTATAGAAATTTAAAAGACATAGTAGTTatgaaaatattcataatttaaatttttatttataataattaaagtatttatattattaacttattttttaaaattgaatataaattgtttagtaataatgagataaaaatagaaattataaaatacttttaaaatattttatttttagattatgttaattaagttataaattattttaaggtatatatttaaaatattttctaagtgaaggaagagagagaaaaggacACGTATAAAACTTAAAGAAGACACAAAGATATTTAGAGAGGACACGTGTGTTGAACACGTGTGATAATGATAACACCATTGTCGCATAACACGACAATAGCACCGTAAATCCTGACATGGTCGGTTTGGATGGTATCCGCCCATAGTTTCcaacaaaatagttttaatagtttttaaatttgtgCATGAAGATAATCTTTGACAAGACACAAACAAttgaagtatattttttaacaatttaattcaGTTTTCTCGCggtcaaaattattttatctaactATTGATGGGTTTCTcgataaaaaaagtaaaatgtcAAAAAGGTGAGTTAAGTAATACTTATATTCTTCCAATAAgataagatataattaaaactgAAATGATAATCCTTCTTTACTTATTGTATGTACATTAGATCActttatcatgtacttttgtttttattttgcttttactaagaaagaagaaaatgtaaaagaaaaatatagcatTACTAGTTAATGATAGAGTTCATCAATGCAATATCAAACTATCATAATTAGTTAATGAAATAAGAGTAGTTACTGATTGAAGTTATTTAATGTTAGTTTAGTTAATGTTAGAGATAATCagtaaaatattatcataattaattatgaaactAAAAGTAAATCTAAAATTAACTCTAATGAATAcagatatttataaaattaactccaacaaatacatatttttataaaccttctatagagttttttttttggaattagTGACATCTAAGGtaacatttttttgttaaataaatattgaatagtaaattttcatataagATAGTTaaactcaatttattttatcttcatttcatttatttttgtattttatatatatatatatatatatatatatatatatatatatatatatatatatattacctcGAGAAACACTTTTTTTACTTCATCCCTCCGCACATTGTCCACATCCAAGATCCAATCACAAAGATATTTCTCCCTAACCTGTTGCAGTTCCTCCTGCAAAGAGATAAATGcacaatatattaataaaatgcaACATCTTCTATCAAAGCtcccaaaaatgaaaatttttataccTTACATTTTTGTAGGTGGGCATTGTGTTGCTTTCGTATTCCTCAGCGACATCCCACAACTCCGTAAATCTCAAAACAATAACTCCACAATCATACTTACATCAAacaaagtccaaaatacaaataatgttatttaacatataaatgaaacaataaaattttttatttgcagaaataagcattaaaaacttacaagtttggttggCTTGGAGTGTGCAAGTGTTGTACCTGCAACGTAGTTGACCTGGTTGTGCAAAACATTTGACTGAAGTCctcacttattttgtctttgctaccaCTGCAGTTTCtacaccatgagttttacaaaaaatggttccttggacatggaattgtatataaatggcataataattgTGTCAAAAGATCTAAACCAGTAAATGgtcaaaaaaattagaaaaaaacttcataCTTTCCACCCAAAAACGCCATCAACCACTAAATCTTCTACACCACTTCAACCCACACTAAACCATACCTTGAAAGGGTCCGGGGACACTCTAGCGATactccggcgatgctccggTGGCCACCGCAAGGGTCCGACACAGGGAAGGAAGCGGGTGGGAGGAATCGATATTCAAAACGCGCCCTTGGTTGGCTGGGCCAGAGGGAAGACGATGCCGTCTTCGGTTCGTCTGCCAACACTGGAGCTGCGGCGACCCACAATTCGAACTGCCTGGCTGGGTGGAAGACGACGGACACCGACGACACTACGACGACATTGGATGGAGGGAAAACGACAACGTCTAGGGGCGGCGAGTATCCGACGAGAGTTGTGGTGGCTGGTTCGAAGGTGCTCCATGAAATGTTCTCCCGCTTCTCTCTCTGAAAATATTTCaatctcaaattttcaaaataacccTATATTTTGAATCTGTCCCCAATTCTCTCATTACCACGTCattctttcatttaaaaaaaaatttccacgTGCACCAGTCACATTTATACACGCGTCCAGTGTCTAAATGTTATCAAAAACAGGttgttcaaatatattttcctaacaataattaatttttactttaaaacagTAAATGTTACTTTAAAAGCAGTGATAACTTACTTGAAAagcattttctaaaagaaataatgATGACAGTAGAAATTTAACAGCaataatagaaattattattattattattagtattattgttattgttaacTGTCGTAACAATTTACAATACCaatagtttaatattattaatattgtaataaacTCAAAGTAAACAAAGtaataaaatgttattgatataaaatttaaatacaataaatagtaaatattttttaatattacaacacaaatttattattttaaatacaacaaaaacaaatatatgtatataatacaattaatcatttccaaaacataaaatatattaaaatcaaagtTGATTGTTtgactaattaatttattaataaagagataaaatgtataataaatCACTTTTTACATTTATTGGAGTTCacttaaacataaataaaatattgctTATATACACGTAAAGATTAgtgaatgtgttaaaatttgatCTTAACggtaaaaactttgtttattttagttgtaaataaattgatattgTTCCTATTAATGAGGATTTCCCATTTATCTCAACAGATAtcttagtttaattttttatggataaaattTTCGATATAGTTGGTCATTAATactaactttaaaattttaggtatttatttttatacaatgcttaacttttttaatattaaatttatacttaaatgTTTACTATATCAAAATCTAATGTGTTTGCTTGATAATTTTAACTCAATTGcataaagtattaaattaagaatcaaatgtcggtatacaaatatttatttataatcaaatataattttgttctttagCTTTacctataaatacatattatgaATATCAAATAAAGTTTTCATTCAATACTTAATTATTGTTTaccaaaagttcttacaaactTCAACATCTCTTCTATCTTTAAGAACGAAACTAATAAGAATTTATGCTAAGCAATCCtacaaaatctaataaaaaaaattattccttCACATATAGTTAAAGTAacacttttctttcttataaaaatagaaaaataaagtttttttgaatttcaaatattcaaatttaccAATAGAATACGAAGACTTACTTCACATTTTGAATTGCACCGAAAAGACTATTCATCCCAAAGAGGTTTATGTAAAATTTTgggaaaaagacaaaaaatactGTTTTATTTGTCAAAGAAAGATGAAATAtggtataaaaaattaattaatcagtttaatatatgttaaaaagtagactttaaacctaactcacaCACCTCT
This Vigna angularis cultivar LongXiaoDou No.4 chromosome 4, ASM1680809v1, whole genome shotgun sequence DNA region includes the following protein-coding sequences:
- the LOC108330483 gene encoding uncharacterized protein LOC108330483, whose amino-acid sequence is MGYDLYNPISLGKYSFLVFLLTNRNVLGLLTAGVIVEVDFHVVPRLPATSVMREKRENISWSTFEPATTTLVGYSPPLDVVVFPPSNVVVVSSVSVVFHPARQFELWVAAAPVLADEPKTASSSLWPSQPRARFEYRFLPPASFPVSDPCGGHRSIAGVSLECPRTLSSGSKDKISEDFSQMFCTTRSTTLQVQHLHTPSQPNL